A single genomic interval of Halobacillus halophilus DSM 2266 harbors:
- the nadE gene encoding NAD(+) synthase has product MEHKVNELVTWLREQVEQANVEGLLVGVSGGIDSAVVANLIKRAFPNQSLGVIMPCKSQGSDQKHAELVTNACGLSSIKVDLTETHDVMFQTIKNQLEADGTFDEDQEKLADANLRARLRMSTLYTIAANHKYLVVGTDNAAEWYTGYFTKYGDGGVDLVPLVHLPKGEVREMAAYLNVPDDIINKQPSAGLWEGQTDENEMGTSYNKIDAFLRGEEIPEKDRKIIEAMHKKSVHKRTLPPSPPQ; this is encoded by the coding sequence GTGGAACATAAAGTTAATGAATTAGTTACATGGTTACGAGAACAAGTGGAACAGGCAAATGTAGAAGGCTTACTTGTAGGAGTGAGTGGGGGAATTGACTCTGCGGTAGTCGCAAACTTAATCAAGCGCGCTTTCCCGAATCAATCGCTTGGAGTTATTATGCCTTGTAAAAGTCAGGGGAGCGACCAAAAACACGCTGAATTAGTGACGAACGCATGTGGCTTATCCTCTATAAAAGTAGATTTGACTGAAACTCATGATGTTATGTTTCAAACAATCAAAAACCAACTGGAAGCAGATGGAACTTTTGACGAAGATCAGGAGAAACTGGCAGATGCAAATTTACGTGCAAGGCTGCGTATGAGCACACTATATACCATCGCGGCGAACCATAAATATTTAGTAGTAGGTACAGATAATGCTGCTGAATGGTACACCGGATATTTTACTAAATACGGGGATGGAGGAGTTGATCTCGTACCATTAGTTCACCTGCCTAAAGGTGAAGTGCGCGAGATGGCTGCTTATTTAAATGTTCCTGATGATATTATTAATAAACAACCAAGTGCAGGGCTTTGGGAAGGTCAGACGGACGAGAATGAAATGGGAACAAGTTATAATAAAATTGATGCCTTCCTACGCGGGGAAGAAATTCCTGAAAAAGATAGAAAGATTATAGAGGCCATGCATAAAAAATCGGTTCACAAACGGACTCTTCCGCCTTCACCGCCGCAATAA
- the safA gene encoding SafA/ExsA family spore coat assembly protein, whose product MVRIHIVQKGDTLWKIAKKYGVDFEELKSVNTQLSNPDMIMPGMKIKVPQGTKQVKKEAPKQMMPKKEMPSMPPYKDTSPKPIPVIKEDEKKPVKKGVMDKPMMPVQPIQMNMPIQMPSIDQQMQNYYTTFHLPQMPMPQAPKEEEMPSEESPKEEGKSQYKEPVQQPYFQPMQQPMQQPMQQPMQQPMQQPMQQPMQQPMQQPMQPQLVHTDFYCCPPHPVMMPAYMPMQMPSQHNMPMYPHQQGYMGEEYEESSSPMVQGAQAGGDCGCGVDGAGGPQDWSPAMGYGGQPMYPGYHHHGYPQHGYPQAYGPMQYPMGGWGPHQGGGPYGMGPYSMPQSMGSGYPQAGPMGPYQGPWRDDDVDES is encoded by the coding sequence ATGGTGAGAATTCACATTGTGCAAAAAGGGGATACACTCTGGAAGATTGCCAAAAAGTATGGGGTAGATTTTGAAGAATTGAAATCAGTTAATACCCAGCTTTCTAATCCTGATATGATCATGCCGGGTATGAAGATTAAGGTTCCACAGGGCACGAAGCAAGTCAAGAAAGAAGCTCCTAAGCAGATGATGCCGAAGAAAGAAATGCCTTCCATGCCACCTTATAAAGACACATCACCTAAACCGATTCCTGTCATCAAAGAGGACGAGAAAAAGCCTGTCAAAAAAGGTGTTATGGATAAACCGATGATGCCTGTACAGCCTATTCAAATGAATATGCCGATTCAAATGCCAAGTATTGACCAGCAAATGCAAAATTATTACACGACTTTTCACTTACCTCAAATGCCAATGCCGCAAGCTCCTAAAGAAGAAGAAATGCCTTCAGAGGAGTCGCCAAAGGAGGAGGGGAAATCACAGTATAAGGAGCCTGTTCAGCAGCCTTACTTCCAGCCGATGCAGCAGCCGATGCAGCAACCGATGCAACAGCCGATGCAGCAGCCAATGCAGCAGCCAATGCAGCAGCCAATGCAGCAGCCAATGCAGCAGCCAATGCAGCCGCAACTGGTGCATACTGACTTTTATTGCTGTCCGCCTCATCCTGTAATGATGCCAGCTTATATGCCTATGCAGATGCCATCTCAGCATAACATGCCTATGTACCCTCACCAGCAAGGCTATATGGGAGAAGAATATGAGGAAAGTTCCTCACCTATGGTCCAAGGAGCTCAAGCAGGAGGGGACTGCGGATGCGGCGTGGATGGTGCTGGGGGGCCTCAGGACTGGTCTCCGGCAATGGGATATGGAGGTCAGCCTATGTATCCGGGTTATCACCATCATGGCTACCCGCAACATGGGTATCCTCAAGCCTATGGCCCTATGCAATACCCAATGGGCGGTTGGGGCCCGCATCAGGGCGGAGGCCCATATGGAATGGGTCCGTACAGCATGCCACAATCGATGGGGAGTGGTTACCCGCAGGCAGGGCCAATGGGGCCTTATCAGGGTCCTTGGCGGGACGATGATGTAGATGAAAGTTGA
- the obgE gene encoding GTPase ObgE, with product MFVDQVKVFVKAGDGGNGLVAYRREKYVPKGGPAGGDGGNGGNVIFEVDEGLNTLMDFRYQHHFKAARGENGMNQKQHGKNADPLVVSVPPGTTVKDADTDKVIADLTEHKQRAVIAKGGRGGRGNARFATARNPAPEIAENGEPGEELDVVVELKLLADVGLVGFPSVGKSTFLSVVTAAKPKIADYHFTTLSPNLGVVESQDHRSFVMADLPGLIEGAHEGIGLGHQFLRHVERTRLLIHVVDMSGLEGRDPYEDYVTINNELSSYDKRLENRPQIIVANKMDMPDSEENLRAFKEHLDKDVMVFPISTITREGLDELLYTVADKLDQIPKREESVEEVDERVVYKFEKEEAPFQLTRADDGAYVLYGEKIESLFRRTDFSRDQSINRFARQMRSMGVDDALRERGAKDGDTVRVLDYEFEFVD from the coding sequence ATGTTTGTTGATCAGGTTAAAGTATTTGTTAAAGCTGGAGATGGAGGGAACGGTTTAGTTGCCTACCGTCGTGAGAAATATGTTCCAAAAGGCGGACCAGCCGGTGGAGACGGTGGAAATGGTGGGAACGTTATCTTTGAAGTAGATGAAGGGCTGAACACCCTAATGGATTTTCGGTACCAGCATCATTTCAAGGCGGCTCGTGGAGAAAATGGTATGAACCAGAAGCAGCATGGTAAAAATGCGGATCCTCTAGTGGTCAGCGTTCCTCCTGGAACAACCGTAAAGGACGCGGACACAGATAAGGTCATTGCTGACTTAACTGAACATAAACAGCGCGCCGTAATAGCAAAAGGCGGAAGAGGCGGCCGTGGCAATGCCAGGTTTGCTACAGCAAGAAATCCTGCACCAGAAATTGCTGAGAATGGTGAACCTGGAGAAGAACTTGATGTAGTTGTGGAATTAAAATTGTTGGCTGACGTAGGGTTGGTAGGATTTCCTAGTGTAGGGAAGTCAACATTTCTTTCTGTGGTAACTGCAGCAAAACCTAAAATTGCAGATTATCACTTTACAACTTTATCCCCAAATCTTGGGGTGGTGGAAAGTCAGGATCACCGCAGTTTTGTAATGGCGGACCTCCCTGGACTGATTGAAGGCGCCCATGAAGGCATCGGACTTGGTCATCAGTTTTTACGGCACGTTGAACGAACACGGTTGCTGATTCATGTCGTGGATATGTCAGGTCTGGAAGGACGCGATCCTTATGAAGATTATGTCACGATCAATAATGAGTTATCTTCTTATGACAAGAGACTTGAAAATCGACCTCAAATCATTGTTGCCAATAAGATGGATATGCCGGATTCGGAAGAGAACCTGAGGGCATTTAAAGAGCATCTAGATAAAGATGTTATGGTTTTTCCTATATCTACAATAACTCGTGAAGGTCTTGATGAGCTTCTTTATACAGTAGCTGACAAATTGGATCAAATACCGAAGCGGGAAGAATCTGTTGAAGAAGTCGATGAGCGAGTCGTTTATAAATTTGAAAAGGAAGAAGCTCCTTTCCAATTGACAAGAGCAGACGATGGAGCTTATGTATTATATGGTGAAAAAATTGAATCTTTATTCAGACGAACGGATTTCTCCAGAGATCAGTCCATTAACCGATTTGCCAGACAAATGCGCAGTATGGGTGTGGATGATGCTTTAAGAGAACGAGGAGCGAAAGATGGGGACACAGTCAGGGTACTTGATTATGAATTCGAATTTGTAGATTAA
- a CDS encoding ACT domain-containing protein, with product MTDYNEKFYLVRSDILPEAMKKTIEAKALLERGKAESIFEAVQHVGLSRSAFYKYRDAVFPFQAMVKEQMITLFFHLEDRAGTLSNLLRTVAQSGCNILTIHQTIPLQGKANVTLSLNTTGMVGTIERMLQQLHKLDFVDRVEILSTGA from the coding sequence ATGACGGATTATAACGAAAAATTTTATTTAGTCCGTAGCGACATTCTCCCTGAAGCCATGAAAAAAACCATAGAGGCTAAAGCGTTGTTAGAACGTGGTAAAGCTGAATCTATATTTGAAGCTGTTCAGCATGTAGGACTGTCCAGGAGTGCCTTTTATAAATATAGAGATGCAGTATTTCCTTTTCAGGCAATGGTAAAAGAGCAGATGATTACTCTCTTCTTTCATTTAGAAGACCGGGCGGGTACGTTATCCAATTTATTGCGTACGGTGGCACAGTCCGGGTGCAATATTCTTACCATTCACCAGACGATTCCATTACAGGGAAAAGCGAATGTTACCTTGTCGCTGAACACGACTGGAATGGTTGGTACGATAGAACGGATGCTGCAGCAGCTTCATAAACTCGACTTTGTGGATCGAGTAGAAATTCTAAGTACGGGAGCTTAA
- a CDS encoding ribosomal-processing cysteine protease Prp, producing MINVSLFRSQGDITGFEISGHAESGPYGHDLVCAAVSAVSFGAVNSLVSLCEFEPHVEQGGEGGFLKIILPEGLNKESYAKSQLLLEGMLVSLQTIEHEYNQYITISNQ from the coding sequence ATGATTAACGTGTCGTTGTTTCGTTCACAGGGAGATATCACAGGTTTTGAGATTTCTGGACACGCTGAGAGCGGACCTTATGGTCACGATCTAGTATGTGCAGCAGTATCAGCTGTTTCCTTTGGAGCAGTCAATTCACTGGTGAGCCTTTGTGAATTTGAACCACATGTCGAGCAGGGCGGAGAAGGCGGTTTTCTTAAAATTATTCTTCCTGAAGGACTGAATAAAGAATCTTATGCTAAATCCCAATTGCTTCTTGAAGGCATGCTGGTTTCGCTTCAGACAATTGAACATGAATACAACCAATATATTACAATATCAAACCAATAA
- the rplU gene encoding 50S ribosomal protein L21, giving the protein MYAIIETGGKQVKVEKGQEIYVEKVNVESGDTVTFDKVLFVGGEDSKIGAPYVDGASVTAKVEKQGRQKKLTVFKYKPKKNYKRKQGHRQPYTKLIVEDINA; this is encoded by the coding sequence ATGTACGCAATTATTGAAACTGGTGGTAAACAAGTTAAAGTTGAAAAAGGCCAGGAGATCTATGTAGAGAAAGTAAACGTAGAATCTGGTGACACTGTAACTTTTGACAAAGTTCTATTTGTAGGTGGAGAAGATTCTAAAATCGGTGCTCCTTATGTTGATGGGGCTTCTGTAACGGCTAAAGTTGAGAAACAAGGTCGTCAGAAAAAGCTTACCGTCTTCAAATATAAGCCTAAAAAGAACTATAAGCGCAAACAAGGTCACCGTCAGCCGTACACGAAGCTTATCGTTGAAGATATCAACGCGTAA
- a CDS encoding phosphotransferase: MKVEHKEGDSYTDRLFQWLLQEEKLPIRLEKVIKPKVYKVLYNGQPMILKGYRRAQTLEQQISFFQDWNYASIAAARPLPFQDNIYTKSKLGCAWGLFEWVQGKHADFDNHYDREKAVQVLHQFHRTTKGIATLAIPRDPLYIKWERRLEQFEETQDIFSEYRKRSVYQELRLNMIIQLERFSNHPWGEVEEKAWENNEWLHGDVAHHNFIINNKNEIKLIDFDLLHTGPHLYDHIQLGQRFLPYLENQRALLLQYFKHTPDPEIWLKGVLVPADILREWLYGYRRCLRGEVSLSKHIKKLEKAWESRKKFVRYAEHMLR; this comes from the coding sequence ATGAAAGTTGAGCATAAAGAAGGCGATTCATATACGGATCGCCTTTTTCAATGGCTCTTGCAAGAAGAGAAATTACCAATTAGATTAGAGAAGGTAATTAAGCCTAAAGTTTATAAAGTTCTCTATAATGGTCAGCCTATGATATTAAAAGGATACAGGAGAGCGCAAACGTTAGAACAGCAGATCAGCTTCTTTCAGGATTGGAACTATGCCTCAATAGCAGCTGCTCGTCCTCTGCCTTTTCAAGATAATATCTACACAAAAAGTAAGCTTGGGTGCGCGTGGGGCCTTTTTGAATGGGTTCAAGGTAAACATGCAGATTTTGACAACCATTATGACAGAGAAAAGGCTGTGCAAGTGCTGCATCAATTTCATCGCACTACCAAAGGGATCGCTACTTTAGCTATCCCTCGAGATCCCCTCTATATTAAATGGGAAAGACGTTTGGAGCAATTTGAGGAAACTCAGGATATCTTTTCAGAGTACAGAAAAAGAAGTGTCTATCAAGAGCTTCGTTTAAACATGATCATCCAACTTGAACGCTTTTCGAATCATCCGTGGGGAGAAGTAGAAGAAAAGGCATGGGAAAATAACGAATGGCTGCACGGCGATGTCGCTCATCATAACTTTATAATTAATAATAAAAATGAAATTAAATTAATTGACTTTGATTTGTTGCACACCGGGCCTCACCTATATGACCATATTCAATTGGGGCAGAGGTTTCTTCCTTATCTGGAGAATCAGCGAGCTTTGCTTCTTCAGTATTTCAAGCACACTCCTGACCCTGAGATTTGGTTAAAAGGAGTATTGGTTCCTGCTGATATTCTCCGTGAATGGCTGTACGGTTATAGGCGATGTCTCAGGGGTGAAGTATCTCTTTCCAAGCATATAAAAAAATTAGAAAAAGCATGGGAGAGCCGGAAGAAGTTTGTCCGATATGCTGAACATATGCTAAGATAA
- a CDS encoding YhcN/YlaJ family sporulation lipoprotein — protein sequence MWKYFMVLMFTVLLTAGCGTQPEEKAGDDTTYYEPITYGGDPGIKRRGQIPTGEDSWFKRTAEEEFRNSKFKETNRGHDNAFNNEESMVIMEKVNELEEVTMTQAFTDDKKVYLAVMINPYDRRDQSIPKKVEAKVKEITDKPIIIYTNNNNWDHMKDLNARLKASQAPAQLKSQIRDFFQQNQTGK from the coding sequence ATGTGGAAATACTTTATGGTTCTAATGTTTACGGTTTTACTAACAGCTGGGTGTGGTACGCAGCCTGAAGAAAAGGCTGGAGACGATACCACTTACTATGAACCCATCACCTACGGAGGGGACCCTGGCATTAAACGAAGAGGCCAGATTCCTACTGGAGAAGACAGCTGGTTCAAACGTACAGCAGAAGAAGAATTCCGTAACTCCAAATTTAAAGAGACCAACAGAGGGCATGATAATGCGTTTAACAACGAAGAATCAATGGTGATTATGGAGAAGGTCAATGAACTAGAAGAAGTCACGATGACTCAGGCGTTTACGGATGACAAGAAAGTGTATCTCGCGGTAATGATTAATCCATATGACCGCAGGGATCAGTCCATTCCTAAGAAGGTTGAGGCAAAAGTCAAAGAAATCACAGATAAACCAATCATCATCTATACCAATAATAATAATTGGGATCACATGAAGGATTTGAACGCCAGGTTAAAAGCTTCCCAGGCTCCAGCTCAACTAAAAAGTCAGATCAGAGATTTCTTTCAGCAAAACCAGACCGGTAAGTAA
- the rpmA gene encoding 50S ribosomal protein L27, protein MLRLDLQFFAQKKGVGSTKNGRDSESKRLGAKRADGQTVTGGSILYRQRGTKVYPGANVGRGGDDTLFAKVDGVVKFERYGRDRKKVSVYPVAQEA, encoded by the coding sequence ATGCTACGTCTTGATTTGCAGTTTTTTGCCCAGAAAAAGGGTGTAGGTAGTACAAAAAACGGCCGTGACTCTGAGTCTAAGCGTCTTGGAGCTAAGCGTGCAGACGGACAAACGGTAACTGGTGGTTCTATCCTTTACCGTCAACGCGGTACAAAAGTTTACCCTGGAGCTAACGTTGGCCGCGGCGGCGATGACACATTGTTCGCTAAAGTGGACGGAGTTGTTAAATTCGAACGTTACGGACGCGACCGCAAAAAAGTCAGCGTTTATCCTGTTGCTCAGGAAGCGTAA
- the pheA gene encoding prephenate dehydratase produces MAEQRIGYLGPKGTFTKMAVDGLFDGGTYIGYESIPACLDAVENGEVDTGVVPLENAIEGSVHLTIDYLVHQVNQSIIAELTVPIKQHLLVHPDHHDHDLKKIYSHSHAIAQCHQYLHKNYPQADLEYTASTGRAAEIVADTGTGAAAIGNHLAAEENGLKILAENIHDYDNNHTRFAVVQKNPMTLKVKDQFVTKQKTTVMVTLPKDYVGALHQVLAAFAWRKMNLSKIESRPMKTGLGNYFFLIDVDQPYDQILFPGVQAELEALGCQLKILGTYPSYQLDIPSPIRRA; encoded by the coding sequence ATGGCCGAACAACGGATTGGGTATTTAGGACCTAAAGGAACATTTACAAAAATGGCTGTCGATGGCTTGTTCGATGGTGGTACTTATATTGGATATGAAAGCATACCAGCCTGCCTGGATGCAGTGGAAAACGGCGAGGTAGATACGGGAGTCGTTCCCCTTGAAAACGCTATAGAGGGCTCTGTCCACTTGACCATAGATTATTTGGTTCATCAGGTGAATCAGTCCATTATTGCTGAATTGACAGTACCGATCAAACAGCATTTGCTTGTGCATCCGGATCATCATGACCATGACCTTAAGAAAATTTACTCTCATAGTCATGCGATTGCTCAGTGTCATCAGTATTTGCACAAGAATTATCCGCAGGCAGATCTAGAATATACAGCTTCCACTGGAAGGGCTGCTGAAATTGTAGCGGATACAGGGACTGGAGCAGCAGCCATTGGAAATCATCTGGCTGCAGAAGAAAATGGGTTAAAGATTCTTGCTGAGAACATTCATGACTACGATAATAACCATACGCGTTTCGCAGTCGTCCAAAAGAATCCGATGACACTAAAGGTAAAAGACCAATTCGTAACAAAGCAGAAGACCACAGTAATGGTAACGCTGCCTAAAGACTATGTGGGGGCTCTTCACCAGGTCCTTGCAGCCTTCGCGTGGAGAAAGATGAACTTATCTAAAATTGAATCAAGACCAATGAAAACCGGGCTTGGCAACTACTTTTTCTTAATAGACGTTGATCAGCCGTACGACCAGATTCTCTTTCCTGGAGTGCAGGCTGAACTAGAAGCTTTAGGGTGTCAGTTAAAAATTCTCGGAACTTATCCAAGTTACCAATTAGATATTCCTTCTCCTATTCGGAGAGCTTAA
- a CDS encoding Spo0B domain-containing protein has protein sequence MDDKEIITLLRHKRHDWMNQIQLLQGYASLGKQERLLDQIDDIKEEAENERRILNSDAVVFPIWLISFNWKYDYYRIKYSLSDEVDLSRHDQKLTAYGERMIELMNDYRVDDELYEGTVQIYKGIDEHSLGLSWEWEGRFRHTETFMKELNQAGFIATILEERELSIEMMID, from the coding sequence TTGGATGACAAAGAGATCATTACGCTGCTCAGACATAAGCGTCATGACTGGATGAATCAAATTCAGCTGCTTCAGGGATACGCATCTCTGGGGAAGCAGGAGCGGTTATTAGATCAAATCGATGACATAAAAGAAGAAGCTGAAAATGAAAGAAGAATATTGAATAGTGATGCCGTTGTTTTTCCTATTTGGCTGATATCGTTCAATTGGAAGTACGACTATTACAGAATTAAATACTCTTTGAGTGATGAAGTTGATTTATCCCGTCATGATCAAAAGCTGACGGCTTATGGTGAGCGTATGATCGAATTGATGAATGACTACAGGGTGGATGATGAACTCTATGAGGGAACCGTCCAAATCTATAAGGGCATAGATGAGCATTCGCTAGGGTTAAGCTGGGAGTGGGAAGGCCGCTTCCGGCACACAGAAACCTTTATGAAAGAGTTGAATCAGGCAGGGTTTATAGCCACTATTTTAGAGGAAAGAGAACTATCTATCGAGATGATGATAGATTGA